The following proteins are encoded in a genomic region of Entelurus aequoreus isolate RoL-2023_Sb linkage group LG01, RoL_Eaeq_v1.1, whole genome shotgun sequence:
- the gpr180 gene encoding integral membrane protein GPR180 isoform X2, producing the protein MKATTSCDAGLVVCQLDNPSLAAEMESRLLLYPNVDKDWVNLSCSERLTRAEFTISLSQEEHNQTIPRQSSPTVWKALYADRYTCQDAAVIPSHGDLTFTVLLLNADSAGNPLEHFSAEEAGLQTFYFLLLLAYFVSSCIYVRPLYQALRKGGLMHTVLKVLTAALALQGFSAFCNFIHMARYSRDGVGIPLMGSLAKFWDMVAQVSVLYTLLSLCVSWTLSRGRKPQSRPLQWEQSPASTAVAVGGVVTQGVLLLWEQYSASGSQHHSYHSHQSLAGILLIALRVTLALLLASVLYQIISTERSTLKRDFYICFAKGCFLWFLCHPLLVLTSAIVNEHQRDKVVTIGVVLCQSIAMVILYQLFLSRSLYWEVSSLSSVSLPLTMSRTGQRGRY; encoded by the exons GTGATGCAGGTTTGGTGGTCTGTCAGCTGGACAACCCCTCATTAGCTGCAGAGATGGAGTCCAGGCTGCTGCTATATCCAAATGTGGACAAGGACTGGGTCAACCTCAGCTGCTCTGAAAGACTCACTAGAGCCGAGTTCACCA TATCTCTCAGTCAAGAAGAACACAACCAGACGATCCCTCGTCAGTCGTCTCCCACGGTGTGGAAGGCTCTGTATGCAGATAGATACACCTGTCAg GACGCTGCCGTGATTCCTTCTCATGGCGACCTCACGTTTACTGTCCTGCTGCTCAATGCTGATTCTGCAGGAAACCCTCTGGAGCACTTTAGTGCGGAGGAAGCAG GTCTTCAAACGTTTTACTTCCTCCTGCTGCTGGCATACTTTGTGTCTTCCTGTATCTACGTAAGGCCTCTGTACCAGGCTCTGAGGAAAGGCGGGCTCATGCACACGGTCCTCAAGGTGCTGACCGCCGCTCTGGCCTTGCAGGGCTTCTCCGCCTTCTGCAACTTCATTCACATGGCAAG GTATTCCAGAGACGGCGTTGGTATTCCGCTGATGGGCAGCCTAGCTAAGT TTTGGGATATGGTGGCTCAGGTGTCCGTGCTGTACACGTTACTAAGTCTGTGTGTGAGCTGGACTCTAAGTCGAGGCCGGAAACCTCAGTCCCGACCTCTGCAGTGGGAACAGTCTCCGGCGTCCACAGCTGTTGCCGTGGGTGGAGTCGTTACGCAG GGTGTGCTGCTGCTATGGGAGCAGTACTCCGCATCTGGGAGCCAACACCACAGCTACCACAGCCATCAGAGTCTGGCAGGGATACTCCTCATTGCCCTCAGGGTGACGCTGGCCCTCCTGCTGGCCTCCGTTCTTTACCAGATCATCTCCACTGAGAGGAGCACCCTGAAGAGAGACTTCTACATCTGCTTTGCCAAG GGATGCTTCCTGTGGTTCCTCTGTCATCCCCTCCTCGTCCTCACGTCCGCCATCGTCAACGAGCACCAGAGGGACAAG gTGGTCACCATCGGAGTAGTtctgtgtcagtccatcgccatgGTGATCCTCTACCAGCTCTTTCTGTCTCGTTCCCTCTACTGGGAAGTGTCCTCGCTCTCCTCCGTGTCGCTGCCCCTCACTATGTCCAGGACCGGTCAGAGGGGGCGCTACTGA